Genomic DNA from Desulfuromonas versatilis:
TTCGGCAGGATTGACCGGCATCAGCACCGTGTCGAAGTCATACAGGTCGAGGGCTTTGCGCATGATCCGCGGATCCTCGTGGCCGGTCACCCCGACAAACCGCACCCGCCCTGCCCGTTTGGCCTCGTCGAAGGCCTCGATCGCCCCGCCGGGAGCGAAGATCTGCTGCAGGTCGGCCTCGCTGCGCACGTCGTGCACCTGCCAGAGGTCGAGCCAGTCGGTTTTCATGTTGTCCAGGGTGGTGCGCAGGTGCTCCCGGGCCCCGGCGGCGCTGCGCTGGTGGGACTTGCTGGTGAGGAAGATGTCCTTGCGCCGCTCCCCCAGGGCCAGGCCGTAATAGCCCTCGCTCCCCGAATAGGCCCGCGCCGACTCGAAGTAGTTGATCCCCAGGGCGAGGGCCTGGTCGATGACCGCCTGCGCCTGCTTCTCCTGCCCGTAAGTGCGCAGAACCCCCTCGCCCCCCAGGCCGAGTTGGGTGACCTCGACGCCGGTTCTGCCGAGAATGCGTTTTGGGATCTGCATACAGACTCCGTAATGCGTAATGCGTAAATCGTAATGGGTGAATGCAGGTTCGCCTTACGCCTTACGCCTCACGCCTCAGGGCAAACACGCAGGTTCGCCCCTACAAGGCTCACCGGTTCAGCCGC
This window encodes:
- a CDS encoding aldo/keto reductase; this encodes MQIPKRILGRTGVEVTQLGLGGEGVLRTYGQEKQAQAVIDQALALGINYFESARAYSGSEGYYGLALGERRKDIFLTSKSHQRSAAGAREHLRTTLDNMKTDWLDLWQVHDVRSEADLQQIFAPGGAIEAFDEAKRAGRVRFVGVTGHEDPRIMRKALDLYDFDTVLMPVNPAEPAHRSFLDTVLPEARSRNLGIIGMKVLCRGLGLQVPGLAGVEPWIGYALSQAVSTIVIGCDDPGQVRQNVAAAAAASAMAEEEQRRLEQALAPWARRLMYYKP